A window from Agrobacterium tumefaciens encodes these proteins:
- a CDS encoding Lrp/AsnC family transcriptional regulator, producing the protein MTKLLFGIMNKSHEEPIFQCFSLGKFERSLSTKESGNDMDYGDSIDRNLLSILEENARVPASELARRVGLARSSVQERIERLERRGVILGYRAIVGRREIDQSVSAYIFITTAMRATQRLFVVLRGYPEISTADAISGPANILCRVNVNFLEDLEALIEELARIEEIESVTYSVVLSNKINRDNALIARKAQ; encoded by the coding sequence ATGACGAAGCTCCTGTTCGGGATCATGAATAAAAGTCATGAAGAACCCATTTTTCAATGCTTTTCTTTGGGAAAGTTTGAACGCAGTCTTTCCACAAAAGAAAGTGGGAACGACATGGACTACGGCGACAGCATTGACCGCAATCTGCTCAGCATCCTGGAGGAAAACGCGCGCGTGCCTGCCAGTGAATTGGCCCGACGTGTCGGCCTCGCACGATCGAGTGTCCAGGAGCGCATCGAGCGGCTGGAGCGCCGCGGCGTCATTCTCGGCTATCGCGCGATCGTCGGTCGCCGCGAGATCGATCAGAGCGTTTCAGCCTATATCTTCATCACCACCGCCATGCGCGCCACGCAAAGGCTATTCGTGGTATTGCGCGGCTACCCGGAGATCTCGACCGCCGATGCGATCAGCGGCCCGGCAAACATCCTCTGCCGTGTGAACGTCAATTTTTTGGAAGATCTGGAAGCCCTGATCGAAGAGCTTGCCCGGATCGAGGAAATCGAGAGCGTGACCTATTCGGTCGTGCTTTCCAATAAAATCAATCGCGACAACGCATTGATCGCCCGCAAGGCGCAATAG
- a CDS encoding LysR substrate-binding domain-containing protein, with translation MRRFLPSLSALHAFDASVRHLSFTKAAEDMGITQSGISRQIKNLEDFLGLTLFERAGPKLILTEEGTRYYDEISRLLDKLEDVSIDAVRGRKAQSMLKIGFPPTLMRRWGASMLTAFAAAHPQTWFEVYPCRHDLDFATSELDLAFLRGTGNWSGARSQLLFDEELVVVGAPKLMPLQGLPNDEALLEYPLIQNSSRPSLWLHWLRGAGVHYKSRIYGPRLPNFDMILECAINGMGLAIVPELHVRTELAAGILNPALNRFQTSGEGFYLCFPQARMNSANVRIFRDWFATEFARRRQFLPLAHPLNQK, from the coding sequence ATGCGCCGTTTTCTGCCATCCTTGAGTGCCCTGCATGCATTCGATGCATCCGTGCGTCACTTGAGTTTTACCAAGGCGGCCGAGGATATGGGGATCACCCAAAGCGGCATCAGCCGGCAAATAAAAAACCTTGAAGATTTTCTGGGTCTTACCCTGTTCGAGCGCGCCGGGCCGAAGCTGATCCTGACGGAGGAGGGCACGCGGTATTATGATGAGATTTCGCGCCTTCTCGATAAGCTGGAAGATGTCTCCATCGATGCCGTCCGCGGTCGAAAAGCACAGAGCATGCTGAAGATCGGCTTTCCGCCGACACTGATGCGGCGCTGGGGAGCGTCGATGCTGACCGCTTTTGCAGCCGCGCATCCCCAGACATGGTTCGAGGTTTATCCTTGCCGTCACGATCTCGACTTTGCGACATCCGAGCTGGATCTGGCGTTTCTGCGCGGCACCGGAAATTGGAGCGGAGCGCGCAGCCAGCTGCTCTTCGACGAGGAATTGGTTGTAGTTGGCGCACCGAAGCTGATGCCGCTGCAAGGCCTGCCGAACGACGAGGCGCTGCTGGAATATCCGCTGATCCAAAATTCCAGCCGCCCGAGCCTGTGGCTGCATTGGCTGCGGGGTGCAGGCGTGCATTATAAGAGCCGCATTTATGGCCCGCGCCTGCCGAACTTCGATATGATCCTTGAATGCGCCATCAACGGTATGGGACTGGCAATCGTTCCCGAACTCCATGTGCGCACCGAACTGGCCGCAGGGATTTTGAATCCCGCTCTAAACAGGTTTCAGACATCGGGCGAGGGCTTTTATCTCTGTTTCCCGCAGGCGCGGATGAACTCGGCCAATGTGCGGATCTTCCGCGACTGGTTTGCTACCGAATTCGCGCGCCGGCGGCAATTCCTGCCTCTGGCGCATCCCTTAAATCAAAAATAG